The stretch of DNA tggggtttcatcatgttgccaaggctggtctcgaactcctgggctcaagtgatcctccaggtttgccctcccaaagtgctgggattacaggagtgcaccactgtgcccagccctgcatGGGTGATTCTAATGCAGGTGGTCCAGGGCTGCGCTGGATGGTGTCCAGCATAAGCTTCAAATCAGCACAAGACTCCTCTGGATAACCAGTCATCCCCTCAGTCTTggcctccctcctttctctttccttcctgacACCCCATATTCCTGCCCCTCATTCTTCTTCCTGTGCCCAGAGACCCCATCGAATATTACACGTCTCTGAGGCTCTGTTACTGCTCTTTTCTCCACCTGGTGTGGCCTTCCCTACCTTCCTCTGCTCTGTCCCATCTCCCCCAAGAGGCCTTGTCATACTTCCCCTCTCTTGGGCTCCTACCTATTCCATATAGGCTCAGCTTTTGGCAGTCTGCTGAAGTGTTCTCTCTTTATGAAACCTTCCCTAACataaccttctttttctttcttttttttttttttttttgagacagggtctcattctgtctcttaggttggagtgcagtggcatgatcagggttCGCTGTAgccacagcctctcaagtagctgggactacaggtgcgctccaccatgtctggctaatttttgttgttgtcgttagagatggggtctccctatgttgcccaggctggtctcaaactcctgcttcagcctcccaaagtgctgggatcacaggtatgagccaccatgcccagcccataagCAGTTTCTttacctcatctataaaatcaaGATGACAAGTAAATGAGAAAGTATACACAAGGAGCATTATAGTCACTTAATAAATCATAGCTGTTACTTTTATATTGCTGTTCAACCTCGAGTAGGTCAGTTTAAGACTTCTGCCAAGCACTGTAGTAACTTACACAATAACATatctattattatccctattttatagttgaaaatgagacaaagagagataaagaaactTTTTctaggccatgtgtggtggctcatgcctgtattcccagcattttgggaggccgaggtgggagaagtgcttgagcccagaagtttgagaccagcctgggcaacatagtgggatccccatctctaatgaaaattttaaaaattagccagtcatggtggttcaagcctgtggtcacagctactcagaaggctgagtctgggaggtcaaggctgcagtgagtactgactgtgccactatactccagcctggacaacagagtgagagcttgtcttgaaaagaaaagggccaggcttggtggctcacacctgtaatcccagcactttgggaggccaaggcgggtggatcacctgaggtcaggagttcgagaccagcctggccaacatggtgaaaacccgtctctactaaaaatacaaaaattagccaggcgtggtggcgcatgcctgtaatccaagctacttggaaggctgatgtaagagaatcgcttgaacccaggaggtggagattgcagtgagccaagatcaggccactgcactccagcctgggcaacaagagtgaaactctgtctcaaaaaaaaaaaaaagaaagaaaagaaaagaaacttgtcCAGGTTCACCCAGGAGAAATTGGCTGCACTTGGATTTGAGTTGAGGCATCAGGTcctgagcacttttttttttcctttttgagataggatcttgctctgtcacccaggacagagtgcagtgacatgatcatggcacactgcagcctcaacctcccacgctcaagcaatcctcccacctcagcctcccaggcagctgggactacagatgcgcaccactatgtctggataatttttgtatttttttgtggaggcaGGGTTTTGTCAGGTTTCccatgctggccttgaactcctgggctcaagcaattctcccaaagtgctgggattacaggtatgagccactgagcgTGGCCTCTGAGCTCTTAATCATCACACTATCCTTAATTTCTCACATCCTGATAGGAGGGAACAAGTGCCAAGGCTGTAGCATGGGACCTGGCATGtggtaggtgctcaacaaatgctaGAGACTGAATTGAGCTGAATGGTTTCTATATCCAGGGAGAGGGGGAAAAATCACCCAAATACGTTACTGGCCATGATGTCTCATGCTTTTTATTTGATAAGACTCAACATCTCTAATGAGTTTTCAGATCTCTAGTGAGAAAGAGAGgtaaaaaaataattcagaaaaaaaattcaaggccgggcgcggtggctcaagcctgtaatcccagcactttgggaggccgagacgggcggatcacgaggtcaggagatcgagaccatcctggctaacacagtgaaaccccatctctactaaaaaatacagaaactagctgggcgaggtggcgggcgcctgtagtcccagctactctggaggctgaggcaggagaatggcgtaaacccgggaggcggagcttgcagggagccgagatcgcgccactgcactccagcctgggtgacagagcgagactccgtctcaaaaaaaaaaaaaaagaaaagaaaaagaaaaaaaattcagaatggtGTCCCACTCAAAGCTTGGGGGAGAGGCGGGGGTGGGTGTCTAAAGCCGGTCAATCTACTTCAAAGGGGTGATCATGGGTTTTAACTTCAGAATGTGAAGATGGCGCAGGGATattggggaagaaggaagggtaCAGGGTAGTCAGTCTGGTCCCAAAACCTTCCTCCTCCCGCTACCCCTAATCTCTGAATCTCTCTCCAAGTCACTCTGTATCATTGGCACTACAAATACTGACTTTCTCTTCATGGAAACTGGGAGAGATTTAATCTAAGAAAGACTCAGTGGAAGAAACGCATGGATATTATTTTCCAATCAAGGTGCCATACAGAACGGAGATCCATCCTGGCTCCAAATTCTCTTTCAATTCAGGTCATTAATCTTATCCACCCTCCTTTAAGCTCCATATAGATCTCAGGTAGACCAGAGAGCCTTCCCTTTGAGCCCAGGGTCTTTTCTATAGTCAGATAGCTTCTCATCTCAACTGTACCAACTAGGGATCTCGTAGGTCACATTTCTTCCAACAAAGAGGAACTGTGAAAACATTacgtgggccaggcacagtggctcatgcctgtaatcccagcactttggggtgccaaggtgggcggatcacaaggtcaagagatcaagaccatcctggccaacatgatgaaaccccgtctctactaaaaatacaaaaattagctgggcctggtggcatgcatttgtagcaccagctactctggaggctgaggcaggagaatctcttgaacgcaggaggcggaggttgtggtgagctgagattgtgccactgcactccagcctggcaagagggcaagactccatctcaaaaaaaaagaaagaaagaaagaaaatactatgcTAAGTAGTGAAATCTTCAGTCCTGCCCCCCTGCCCACAGCTCtttcagaaattaagaaaacaacaggaaaaagaaCAATTCTGTTGATTGAACCAAGACTCAAGATATCATTAATTAATCCaggtctcagaaaataataataataaaaaaatcctgATTAGGTTACAGGACACAAAAGATAACAAGAGTCATCACCGAGTAAGACTAAGAGGACTTCCGGAAAGGGACAAATTTCCGAAAGGCTTGCCGAAACTCTTCATTAAACACAGTGTAGATTATTGGATTGATGAGGGAGTTTAAATAGCCTAGCCAGGTGAAGAAGTCAAAGAGGGCCGGGTGGATCCAGCAGGAGTCCCGGCAGATGGGGAGGACCAGAGACACCACGAAGAAGGGCAACCAGCAGATGAGAAAAGCCCCCAGAATGATGCCCAGAGTTTTAGTGGCTTTCCTTTCCCGAGCAGCAGAAATCCTCTTGCGTTCCAGGGCACTGTCAGCAAGCTTGATTTTCACGTGGCTGAAAAAGAGAGGGGAGCCAGCCGAGTGCGAGTGCCCCTCATGGAGGCTGCGGTTGAGCGAACAGAGCGAGGACCCTGCAGAGCCTGTGATGAGGTGGGCTGTGGTGAAGCGCTTCCCATAGAGTGAGGGTGGATTCAGGATGCGATTCCGGGCCGCCCGGTAGATCCGGCCATATAGGATGATGAGCAACACCGAGGGAATGTAGAAGGCCCCACACGTGGAATAGATGGTGTAGGAGATCTGAGAGGTGTTCACCAGGCAGTCCGACATCTCCTCCTGGGCCTTGGCCTGTCGCCAGAAGAGAGGGGGAATGGAGATGCAGATGGAGATGGCCCAGACGATGGCAATCATGGTGGCCGCGTGGCCAGCCGTCCTGCGTTTACTGTACTCCAGGGCATCCGTGATCGCCCAGTACCTGTCCAGAGCAATGACACAGAGATGCAGGATGGAGGCCGTGCAGCACGTGATGTCAGAAGACAGCCAGATGTCACACAAGATTTGGCCAAAGTTCCAGGTGTGGGTGATGGTATAGGCAATGCTGATGGGCATGACCAAGATGGAAACCAAGAGGTCGGTGGTGGCCAGGGAGCCAATCAGGTAGTTGGCAGGGGTATGGAGCTTCTTGGTGAGTAAGATGGTGGTGAGTACAAAGGCGTTGGAGAGGACTGTGGCCAGTGTGATGATGGAAAGGACCACAGCAAGGGAGATCTTGAGTGCCTGGAGGGTCCTGGGATCCCAAGCCTCTGGGGTTTCTACGGCATTCAGGGATCTGTTGGAGGCCTCCTGGGGAAGGCCTTCTGTTGACTGGTTCAGTGGGGACATGCTAGGTGGCTCTCTCTTCCCACAGACCTCCACACATTTGGCTCCTTCCTTCAAGGTTGTCCTGACAACAGAGCAAAGTCATCCTTCTGCTTCGCACTGGTGGGAGCCGTACACTAGAACAGACCACAGTGAAAAGGCCTCAAGACCGGACTATTCTCCAAGTACagctgtaataaaataaaatgaaat from Rhinopithecus roxellana isolate Shanxi Qingling chromosome 12, ASM756505v1, whole genome shotgun sequence encodes:
- the HTR1D gene encoding 5-hydroxytryptamine receptor 1D, which translates into the protein MSPLNQSTEGLPQEASNRSLNAVETPEAWDPRTLQALKISLAVVLSIITLATVLSNAFVLTTILLTKKLHTPANYLIGSLATTDLLVSILVMPISIAYTITHTWNFGQILCDIWLSSDITCCTASILHLCVIALDRYWAITDALEYSKRRTAGHAATMIAIVWAISICISIPPLFWRQAKAQEEMSDCLVNTSQISYTIYSTCGAFYIPSVLLIILYGRIYRAARNRILNPPSLYGKRFTTAHLITGSAGSSLCSLNRSLHEGHSHSAGSPLFFSHVKIKLADSALERKRISAARERKATKTLGIILGAFLICWLPFFVVSLVLPICRDSCWIHPALFDFFTWLGYLNSLINPIIYTVFNEEFRQAFRKFVPFRKSS